From Bacteroidota bacterium, the proteins below share one genomic window:
- the tatC gene encoding twin-arginine translocase subunit TatC, with protein sequence MALFDRSNINPQAEMSFLGHLEALRWHLVRAVGVVMVLALTWFFLKELLFDGILLAPKNPQFLTYRVLCHLSDRLQLGEDLCIREIPFRLIATDISSQFTTHMWVAFVAGLVTGFPYVVWELWRFIKPALHEKERRYANGIVFYTSFLFITGVLFGYYIITPMTVNFLGNYQVSTEVQNMISLDSFISTVTTMTLITGIVFELPIVVYFLSKVGILSPKFMRDYRKHAIVVILILSAVITPTSDATTLIMVAIPLYILYEVSIFVSAYVVRGKQAVQ encoded by the coding sequence ATGGCTCTTTTCGATCGCAGTAACATCAATCCGCAGGCGGAGATGTCTTTTCTCGGGCATCTGGAGGCCTTACGCTGGCACCTGGTACGCGCGGTCGGTGTCGTCATGGTGCTGGCGCTGACCTGGTTTTTCCTGAAGGAGCTCCTCTTTGACGGAATACTGCTTGCCCCCAAGAACCCTCAGTTCCTTACCTACCGTGTCCTGTGCCATCTGTCAGACCGTTTGCAGTTGGGGGAAGATCTGTGCATCCGCGAGATCCCCTTCCGGCTGATCGCAACCGATATTTCTTCGCAGTTCACGACCCATATGTGGGTCGCTTTCGTGGCGGGCCTGGTCACGGGCTTTCCCTATGTGGTATGGGAACTCTGGCGCTTCATCAAACCCGCGCTGCATGAGAAGGAAAGACGGTACGCCAACGGGATCGTGTTTTACACCTCCTTTCTCTTCATTACAGGTGTATTGTTCGGCTATTACATCATCACGCCGATGACTGTCAATTTTCTGGGTAATTACCAGGTCAGTACGGAAGTCCAGAATATGATCAGCCTCGACTCGTTCATTTCCACCGTAACCACGATGACCCTGATTACCGGCATCGTGTTCGAACTCCCGATCGTGGTCTATTTCCTTTCCAAGGTGGGCATCCTGAGTCCTAAATTCATGCGCGACTACCGGAAACATGCCATCGTGGTGATCCTGATCCTGTCGGCCGTGATCACGCCAACCTCGGACGCCACGACGCTGATCATGGTCGCCATCCCCCTCTACATCCTTTACGAAGTTTCCATCTTCGTCAGCGCCTACGTGGTTCGGGGCAAACAAGCTGTTCAGTAA
- a CDS encoding PorV/PorQ family protein, with product MNRTLLTAYCLLGLFGIVNSQTPKYSNEFLSIGVGARPMGMSGAVAASTDDATSAAWNPAGLNGIGSDIQIAAMHAELFAGISKFDYGTVATRIDTNRVIGFSVIRFGTDDIPNTLDLMDASGVIDYSKLKSFSIADYAFLFSYAKTSRIEGLRYGGSAKIIHRKAGDFGKAWGFGIDLGAQYLKGNWQFGLMAKDITSTYNAWSYNTELFEEAFSATGNEIPKNSTEITLPKLIYGAGYRKDITAKISLLAEINADMTFDGQRNTLISSKPISVDPHMGLEVGYNRFIFLRAGLLNIQKVKNFDKTETTIVQPNLGLGVKLGRLALDYALANIGGNETPYSNIFSLRLDVNKRPK from the coding sequence ATGAATCGTACGCTTCTGACCGCTTATTGCCTGCTTGGCCTCTTCGGGATAGTCAATTCCCAGACTCCGAAGTACAGTAATGAATTCCTGTCCATCGGCGTAGGTGCACGGCCCATGGGCATGTCCGGTGCCGTGGCTGCCAGCACCGACGACGCCACCTCGGCTGCATGGAATCCGGCCGGCCTGAACGGGATCGGCAGCGACATTCAGATCGCGGCCATGCACGCCGAGCTCTTCGCGGGTATTTCAAAATTCGATTACGGCACTGTCGCTACACGCATCGACACGAATCGAGTCATTGGCTTTTCCGTGATCCGATTCGGAACGGATGACATCCCCAACACCCTGGACCTCATGGATGCATCCGGTGTGATCGATTATTCCAAATTGAAATCCTTCTCGATCGCCGACTACGCGTTTCTATTCAGTTATGCCAAGACCTCCAGGATCGAAGGGCTCCGTTACGGCGGTAGCGCGAAGATCATCCACCGTAAGGCAGGAGATTTCGGAAAAGCATGGGGCTTCGGTATCGACCTCGGTGCGCAATACCTGAAAGGCAATTGGCAGTTCGGTTTGATGGCCAAAGACATCACGAGCACCTACAACGCCTGGAGTTACAACACCGAGTTGTTCGAAGAAGCCTTCAGTGCAACCGGAAACGAGATTCCGAAGAATTCCACAGAGATCACCCTGCCCAAATTGATCTACGGCGCCGGTTACCGGAAAGATATTACGGCCAAGATCAGTTTGCTGGCGGAAATCAATGCCGACATGACCTTTGACGGACAGCGGAACACGCTCATCAGTTCCAAACCCATCAGTGTTGATCCGCACATGGGACTGGAAGTCGGTTACAACCGTTTCATCTTCCTGCGCGCGGGTCTGTTGAATATTCAGAAGGTAAAGAATTTCGATAAGACCGAAACGACCATCGTACAACCCAACCTCGGACTCGGTGTGAAACTGGGCCGACTTGCACTCGACTACGCCCTGGCCAACATCGGCGGTAACGAAACCCCATACTCGAACATCTTCTCGCTTCGACTCGACGTCAACAAGCGACCCAAATAA
- the recQ gene encoding DNA helicase RecQ — protein MLVAEKPLKTYLRKYFGFDKFKGEQESIIRNVLSGKDTFVIMPTGGGKSMCYQLPSMIMEGTAIVVSPLIALMKNQVDAMRGFSNEEGIAHFLNSSLNKSEIATVRKDIKEGRTKLLYVAPESLTKEENVEFLRSVPISFFAIDEAHCISEWGHDFRPEYRRLRPIIDAIGKVPIIALTATATPKVQLDIQKNLGMTDATVYKASFNRGNLYYEVRPKVDVIKEIIKFVKQNTGKSGIIYCLSRKKVEEVASTLSVNGIRALPYHAGLDAGVRADTQDKFLMEEIEVIVATIAFGMGIDKPDVRFVIHHDIPKSLEGYYQETGRSGRDGREGKCVTFYSYKDIEKLEKFMKGKPVAEQEVGKQLLLETVGYAETSVCRRKVLLNYFGEQYVEENCGNCDNCLHPKKSFDGKEEVSTVLETVQAVKEKFPMEHIVNVVCGKAENNVKLHGHDQLEIFGEGSDHEPRFWTAIIRQSLLAGLLSKDIETYGTLRLTDKGKAFLKKPVKIMVVEDKDYSNTESDEEEEFSGSNAAAADPVLFAQLKDLRKQIAKQKSVPPFVVFQDPSLEEMAIQYPITMDELKNISGVGAGKATKFGKPFVELIKKYVEENEIDRPMDLVVKSIVNKSGLKVYLIQNIDRKISLNDMATAKGMTLENLLTELETIVSSGTRIDINYYINEVVDIDRQAEVFEYFKSADSDSAEEALRELGENDYSINDIRLMRIKFLSELGN, from the coding sequence ATGCTAGTGGCGGAAAAACCGTTGAAGACTTACCTCAGAAAGTACTTCGGTTTTGACAAATTTAAGGGGGAACAGGAGAGCATCATTCGAAATGTGCTGTCGGGGAAGGACACCTTCGTCATCATGCCGACAGGTGGTGGGAAATCCATGTGCTATCAGCTTCCTTCCATGATCATGGAGGGAACTGCGATTGTCGTTTCACCCCTCATCGCCCTGATGAAGAACCAGGTCGATGCCATGCGGGGATTCAGTAACGAAGAGGGGATCGCGCATTTTCTGAACTCCTCACTTAATAAATCAGAGATCGCGACGGTCCGCAAGGACATCAAGGAGGGTCGAACCAAGCTCCTGTACGTTGCCCCGGAATCACTGACAAAAGAGGAAAACGTAGAGTTCCTGCGCAGTGTACCCATCTCGTTTTTCGCGATCGATGAGGCGCACTGTATTTCGGAATGGGGGCATGACTTCCGACCCGAATACCGCCGGCTTCGCCCGATTATTGACGCGATCGGTAAAGTTCCCATCATTGCTCTTACAGCCACGGCAACGCCCAAGGTCCAATTGGACATTCAAAAGAACCTGGGTATGACCGATGCGACGGTCTATAAAGCGTCCTTCAATCGCGGAAACCTGTACTATGAGGTTCGCCCGAAGGTTGACGTCATCAAAGAGATCATCAAATTCGTAAAGCAGAACACCGGCAAATCCGGAATCATCTATTGTCTTAGCAGGAAGAAAGTGGAAGAGGTAGCGTCCACGCTTTCCGTCAATGGCATTCGTGCATTACCGTATCATGCCGGCCTCGACGCCGGCGTTCGTGCCGATACCCAGGATAAATTCCTCATGGAAGAAATAGAGGTCATCGTGGCTACGATCGCCTTTGGAATGGGTATCGATAAACCGGACGTCCGTTTTGTCATCCACCACGATATACCCAAGAGCCTGGAAGGGTATTACCAGGAGACCGGACGTTCCGGCAGGGATGGTCGCGAAGGGAAATGCGTTACCTTCTACAGTTACAAGGATATCGAGAAGCTGGAGAAGTTCATGAAGGGAAAACCGGTGGCCGAGCAGGAAGTGGGTAAACAGTTGCTGCTTGAAACCGTCGGCTATGCGGAAACGTCCGTTTGCAGAAGAAAAGTGTTGCTCAATTATTTCGGCGAACAATATGTCGAGGAGAATTGCGGCAATTGTGATAACTGCCTCCACCCGAAGAAAAGCTTCGACGGTAAGGAAGAAGTAAGCACTGTGCTTGAGACCGTTCAGGCGGTGAAGGAGAAATTCCCGATGGAGCACATCGTGAATGTTGTTTGTGGAAAAGCGGAGAACAATGTGAAGCTCCACGGGCACGACCAGCTCGAGATATTCGGCGAGGGGTCGGACCATGAGCCGAGGTTCTGGACAGCCATCATCCGGCAATCGTTGCTGGCCGGGCTGTTGTCGAAGGATATTGAGACCTACGGAACGCTTCGGTTGACGGATAAGGGCAAGGCCTTTCTCAAGAAGCCTGTCAAGATCATGGTGGTCGAAGACAAGGACTACAGCAACACGGAAAGTGATGAGGAAGAGGAGTTCAGCGGAAGTAATGCTGCCGCTGCCGACCCGGTCCTGTTCGCGCAATTAAAAGACCTGCGCAAGCAGATTGCCAAGCAGAAAAGCGTTCCGCCCTTTGTGGTCTTTCAGGACCCTTCGCTGGAGGAAATGGCCATTCAGTATCCGATCACCATGGATGAACTGAAGAACATTTCCGGCGTCGGAGCAGGGAAGGCGACCAAATTCGGGAAGCCATTCGTCGAACTGATCAAGAAGTATGTGGAGGAGAATGAGATCGATCGTCCAATGGATCTCGTGGTCAAATCGATTGTGAACAAGTCGGGCTTGAAAGTCTACCTGATCCAAAACATCGACCGGAAGATTTCACTCAATGATATGGCAACGGCTAAGGGCATGACCCTGGAAAACCTGTTGACTGAGCTTGAAACGATCGTCTCTTCGGGAACCCGGATCGACATCAATTATTACATCAACGAGGTCGTCGACATTGACCGCCAGGCTGAAGTGTTCGAATACTTCAAGTCGGCTGATTCCGACTCCGCCGAAGAAGCGCTGCGGGAACTCGGTGAAAATGATTATTCCATCAACGATATCCGTTTGATGCGTATCAAGTTTCTCTCGGAACTCGGCAACTGA
- the lptB gene encoding LPS export ABC transporter ATP-binding protein, with the protein MILRADQLIKRYKQRTVVDRVSIQVEQGEIVGLLGPNGAGKTTTFYMTVGLIQPNEGRIFLDQTEITGLPMYRRAQLGIGYLAQEASVFRKLSVEDNIKAVLEMTRLSKEEQSRKLESLLDEFGLQRIRGNRGDLLSGGERRRTEIARALAVDPKFILLDEPFAGVDPIAVEDIQGIVAHLKDRNIGVLITDHNVHETLSITDRAYLLFEGRILKAGTAEELAADEQVRRVYLGQNFVLRK; encoded by the coding sequence ATGATCCTACGCGCCGACCAACTCATCAAGCGGTATAAACAACGCACTGTCGTTGACCGCGTTTCCATTCAGGTCGAACAGGGCGAAATCGTCGGTTTGCTCGGGCCCAATGGCGCCGGGAAAACGACTACTTTTTACATGACAGTTGGTCTGATCCAGCCCAACGAAGGGCGGATCTTCCTGGATCAGACGGAGATCACCGGCTTGCCCATGTACCGGCGCGCCCAACTGGGTATCGGCTACCTGGCTCAGGAAGCCTCCGTTTTCCGGAAACTGAGTGTGGAGGACAACATCAAAGCCGTGCTCGAAATGACCCGGCTGAGCAAGGAAGAACAATCCAGAAAGCTTGAATCCCTGCTCGACGAATTCGGGCTGCAGCGTATCCGCGGGAACCGAGGCGATCTGTTATCGGGTGGCGAGCGGCGCCGAACCGAGATCGCACGCGCCCTGGCGGTCGACCCGAAATTCATCCTGCTCGATGAACCCTTCGCTGGCGTGGACCCGATCGCCGTGGAAGACATCCAGGGAATCGTCGCTCACCTGAAAGACCGGAACATCGGCGTGTTGATCACGGACCACAACGTTCACGAAACACTTTCGATCACCGATCGGGCTTACCTCTTGTTTGAGGGAAGAATTCTAAAAGCAGGTACAGCGGAAGAACTGGCAGCCGACGAACAGGTCCGCCGGGTTTACCTCGGTCAGAATTTTGTCCTGCGAAAATAG
- a CDS encoding KpsF/GutQ family sugar-phosphate isomerase, with product MKNQSNIRKLAVRTLQIEAGAVANLTQHIDDQFVACVEAILKSKGRVIVSGIGKSAIIAQKIVATLNSTGTPSIFMHAADAIHGDLGIIQKHDVIICISKSGDTPEIKVLVPLLRSWGNILIGMVGNPESYLAKQADLVLNTYVAKEACPNNLAPTSSSTAQMAMGDALAVCLLEQRGFTSRDFAKYHPGGALGKKLYLKVKDIFPGNAKPAVSSNTDIKDVILEISSNRLGATAVLEKGKLVGVITDGDLRRMLINRKSIEGIKARDVMNTNPKQVAKDTMAVDALNLMKQYNISQLLVTDKGRFAGFVHLHDLVKEGIL from the coding sequence TTGAAAAATCAATCCAACATCCGCAAACTGGCCGTAAGGACGCTCCAAATCGAAGCCGGAGCTGTGGCCAATCTCACGCAACACATTGACGATCAGTTTGTGGCCTGCGTTGAGGCAATTCTAAAAAGCAAAGGACGCGTGATTGTCAGCGGTATCGGCAAGAGTGCGATTATCGCTCAAAAGATCGTCGCGACGCTTAATTCGACCGGAACACCTTCCATTTTCATGCATGCCGCCGACGCTATCCACGGCGACCTTGGCATCATTCAAAAGCACGATGTGATCATCTGCATCTCCAAAAGTGGTGATACTCCTGAGATCAAAGTGCTGGTGCCCTTGCTCCGTTCCTGGGGAAACATCCTGATCGGGATGGTCGGTAATCCCGAATCGTACCTGGCCAAACAGGCCGACCTCGTCCTGAATACCTATGTGGCCAAGGAGGCCTGTCCTAACAACCTGGCTCCAACCAGCAGTTCCACCGCGCAGATGGCTATGGGGGACGCGCTGGCAGTCTGTCTGCTCGAGCAACGGGGCTTCACCAGCCGCGACTTTGCCAAATACCATCCCGGAGGCGCCTTGGGGAAAAAGCTTTACCTGAAAGTCAAGGACATATTCCCCGGCAATGCGAAACCCGCCGTTTCCTCCAATACGGACATCAAGGATGTGATTCTCGAGATCTCATCGAACCGTTTAGGCGCGACGGCTGTGCTTGAAAAGGGCAAATTGGTTGGGGTGATAACGGACGGCGACCTTCGCCGGATGCTCATCAACCGAAAATCCATTGAAGGCATCAAGGCCCGCGATGTGATGAATACGAATCCCAAGCAAGTTGCCAAGGACACCATGGCAGTGGACGCGCTCAACCTGATGAAGCAGTACAATATTTCACAACTGTTGGTGACCGATAAGGGTCGATTCGCGGGCTTCGTGCACCTGCATGATCTCGTCAAGGAAGGCATCCTGTGA
- the purS gene encoding phosphoribosylformylglycinamidine synthase subunit PurS — protein MKFIAEIDVMPLKALLDPQGKAVTHGLQNMGYATMENVRVGKHISLEIDADSREAANQQVEEACKKLLANPIMESFHFVLNEAK, from the coding sequence ATGAAGTTTATTGCCGAAATCGACGTTATGCCATTGAAAGCCTTATTGGATCCGCAGGGAAAAGCGGTGACGCACGGCCTTCAAAATATGGGCTACGCGACCATGGAGAATGTGCGCGTCGGCAAACACATTTCGCTGGAGATCGATGCGGATTCCCGCGAAGCGGCCAATCAGCAGGTGGAAGAGGCGTGTAAAAAACTGCTGGCGAATCCGATCATGGAGAGTTTTCATTTCGTCCTCAACGAGGCGAAGTGA
- a CDS encoding CDP-alcohol phosphatidyltransferase family protein — translation MAAWIYPFLFNHYFYTPRRLCPLKKHLPNLLTSLNLFCGCIASVLVFRGKVEWVGYVVLLAAVFDLFDGFLARKLGVSGPFGRELDSLADMVTFGFVPGAILFQLLQASDLALAFPDPDLRRVIQFLPFVVTVFSGLRLAKFNIDTRQSTSFIGLPTPANTLWIISLPIILTWYPGQYEFLRSHWVILLLSILSAGLLVAELPLFSLKFKHFGWKGNEYPYILILIALPLALFFSFAALPMIVATYVLLSLVRNLTQRTAP, via the coding sequence ATGGCCGCATGGATTTATCCCTTTTTATTCAATCATTACTTTTACACGCCCCGCCGGCTTTGTCCCTTGAAAAAGCACTTGCCCAACCTCCTGACTTCCCTCAACCTTTTTTGTGGTTGCATCGCCTCCGTATTGGTTTTCCGAGGCAAGGTAGAGTGGGTGGGTTATGTCGTCCTGCTTGCGGCCGTATTTGATCTCTTCGATGGTTTTCTGGCGCGAAAACTCGGTGTTAGCGGACCCTTCGGAAGGGAACTGGACTCCCTGGCCGATATGGTGACCTTCGGGTTCGTCCCGGGAGCGATCCTCTTTCAACTCCTGCAAGCCTCCGACCTTGCCCTGGCTTTCCCTGATCCTGACCTCCGTCGTGTGATTCAGTTTCTACCGTTCGTCGTAACCGTCTTCTCCGGTCTCCGCCTGGCGAAATTCAACATCGATACCCGGCAATCGACTTCCTTCATCGGGCTCCCGACTCCGGCCAATACACTTTGGATCATTTCGCTTCCGATCATCCTGACCTGGTATCCCGGCCAGTACGAGTTCCTGCGATCCCATTGGGTCATTCTTCTGTTGTCCATCCTGTCTGCCGGACTCCTGGTTGCTGAGTTGCCGCTGTTCTCACTCAAGTTCAAGCATTTTGGCTGGAAGGGAAATGAATATCCGTACATCCTGATCCTGATCGCTTTGCCGCTGGCCCTCTTTTTTTCCTTCGCGGCATTGCCCATGATCGTCGCCACATACGTACTTTTGTCGCTCGTACGAAACCTCACACAACGCACCGCACCATGA
- a CDS encoding carboxypeptidase-like regulatory domain-containing protein: protein MIPTFPGLRSIVRLLLSQFLILGSIPSTAQITRVNGRVYDPLTNEPIPFASILFVGTTVGKNADLDGNFSIETTQPVDSIRATFVGYLPATIHVKRGQTQKIDFALRANKFDLPEVTIVAGENPAIILLRKVIDNKPKNDPDRFSALQYETYNKLEFDINNITDKFKRRRLFKPFSFVFDNIDTTSTNKKPYLPVFLTESVSDVYQRKNPKLKKEIIRASKISGVENATVSQYLGDLYAKINVYDAYLYLFGKGFVSPISGISQLYYKYMLVDSAYLDNKWCYKITFHPRRKQELTFNGEFWVHDTTFAIRKLNMRISGDANINFIEDLAIVHDYTFVADQTWLLAKEVLVVNLAPTETKSKETTGFIGRKTTFYRNFKLNDPQPESFFAEGHEVIVKDDAYKQSAAFWDSTRGESLSESERKIYAMIDTIKTIPAYKRWADLVRVAATGYKEVGLFEIGPIYKFISSNPIEGFRLRFGGQTSNKFSTRLVLSGYSAYGFKDERFKYGGTLRYFTSKDPRQYFGVEYTKDVEQLGVSANAFANDNVFATLLRRQQALLLNDVEMEKVYFEHEWKPGFSNRVSITHTEYAPLGKLNFTYFANDAKTDSSSRINNTDLSFYIRFANHERFVSGEVDRISLGTNWPIFHLQYQTGLKDFLESDFTYHKLRFKVEDYLYPGNFGTFYFTAEAGKIWGTLPYPLLYIHPGNNSFVYDRSAFNLMNFYEFVSDEYISFKAEHNFGGFFLDRIPALRKLKWREMATFSAVTGKVSDRNRDILSRPDAFYSLGKPYIEAGVGISNIFRILRIDNIWRLSYLDHPDIAKVAILGTIHISF from the coding sequence ATGATTCCCACTTTTCCGGGCTTACGATCGATTGTACGGCTGCTGCTCTCCCAGTTTTTGATCCTGGGGAGCATTCCTTCCACCGCGCAAATCACCCGCGTCAACGGACGGGTCTATGACCCGCTCACGAACGAACCCATTCCTTTTGCCAGCATCCTCTTCGTCGGGACAACCGTAGGTAAGAATGCCGACCTCGACGGCAACTTCTCGATCGAGACCACGCAGCCGGTAGACAGCATTCGAGCCACTTTCGTAGGCTATCTGCCCGCTACGATCCATGTGAAGCGAGGCCAGACCCAGAAGATCGATTTCGCGCTACGGGCCAACAAGTTCGACCTTCCGGAAGTCACCATCGTCGCCGGAGAGAATCCCGCCATCATCCTGCTTCGAAAGGTCATCGACAACAAGCCCAAGAACGACCCCGACCGTTTTTCCGCGCTACAGTATGAAACGTACAACAAGCTGGAATTCGACATCAACAATATCACTGACAAATTCAAACGTCGCAGGCTGTTCAAACCCTTCTCATTCGTGTTCGACAACATCGACACGACCTCAACCAACAAGAAGCCCTATTTACCCGTCTTCCTGACCGAATCGGTCTCCGATGTGTATCAGCGCAAGAATCCGAAACTGAAAAAGGAGATCATTCGTGCCAGCAAGATTTCCGGGGTGGAGAACGCAACGGTCTCCCAGTACCTGGGCGACCTCTACGCCAAGATCAATGTGTACGACGCGTACCTCTACCTTTTTGGAAAAGGATTCGTCAGCCCCATCAGCGGGATTTCCCAGCTTTATTACAAGTACATGCTGGTCGACAGCGCCTACCTGGACAACAAGTGGTGTTACAAGATCACTTTTCATCCCCGGCGAAAGCAGGAACTAACGTTCAACGGTGAATTCTGGGTGCATGATACCACCTTTGCCATCCGGAAGCTGAACATGCGCATCAGCGGGGACGCGAACATCAACTTCATCGAGGACCTGGCAATCGTTCACGACTACACCTTTGTCGCCGACCAGACCTGGTTGTTGGCAAAGGAAGTCCTCGTAGTCAACCTGGCGCCAACGGAAACCAAATCAAAAGAAACCACCGGCTTCATCGGACGTAAGACCACCTTTTACCGGAATTTCAAGCTGAATGACCCGCAACCGGAGAGTTTCTTTGCCGAAGGACACGAGGTGATCGTAAAGGATGACGCGTACAAGCAAAGCGCCGCCTTTTGGGATTCCACCCGAGGGGAAAGCCTGAGTGAAAGCGAACGGAAGATCTACGCGATGATCGATACAATCAAAACGATCCCGGCTTACAAACGCTGGGCAGACCTTGTTCGCGTAGCCGCCACCGGATACAAGGAAGTCGGGCTCTTCGAGATCGGCCCTATCTACAAATTCATTTCCTCCAATCCGATCGAAGGGTTTCGCCTCCGCTTCGGCGGCCAGACCAGCAATAAATTCAGCACCCGCCTCGTGTTGAGCGGATATTCCGCTTACGGCTTCAAGGACGAACGATTCAAATACGGCGGCACCTTGCGGTACTTCACCTCCAAGGACCCTCGCCAGTACTTCGGCGTGGAATACACGAAGGATGTTGAACAGCTCGGCGTGAGCGCCAACGCGTTTGCAAACGACAACGTCTTCGCGACACTGCTCAGAAGGCAGCAAGCTTTACTGCTGAACGATGTCGAAATGGAAAAAGTCTATTTCGAACACGAATGGAAACCCGGCTTCTCCAACCGCGTCAGCATCACCCATACCGAATACGCTCCGCTGGGCAAACTCAACTTCACTTACTTCGCCAATGACGCGAAGACGGACAGCAGCAGCCGGATCAACAACACCGACCTTTCCTTCTACATCCGCTTCGCCAACCACGAACGTTTCGTATCGGGGGAAGTGGACCGCATCTCCCTTGGCACCAACTGGCCGATCTTTCACTTGCAGTATCAGACCGGACTCAAGGACTTCCTGGAAAGCGATTTCACTTACCACAAGCTTCGGTTCAAAGTAGAAGACTATCTGTATCCCGGAAACTTCGGCACCTTCTACTTCACCGCTGAAGCCGGAAAGATCTGGGGCACCCTGCCCTATCCGCTCCTGTACATTCATCCCGGAAACAATTCATTCGTGTACGACCGGTCCGCATTTAACCTGATGAACTTCTACGAGTTCGTCAGCGATGAATACATCAGCTTCAAGGCCGAGCACAACTTCGGCGGCTTCTTCCTCGACCGAATTCCGGCATTGCGTAAACTGAAATGGCGGGAGATGGCAACCTTCAGCGCAGTCACCGGAAAAGTTTCGGACAGAAACCGGGACATTCTTTCGCGTCCTGACGCCTTTTATTCGCTGGGGAAACCCTACATCGAAGCCGGAGTCGGCATCTCGAACATCTTCCGCATCCTGCGCATCGACAACATCTGGCGTCTTTCTTACCTGGACCATCCCGACATTGCCAAGGTCGCGATCCTGGGTACCATTCACATCAGCTTTTGA
- a CDS encoding carboxymuconolactone decarboxylase family protein, producing MKDQVQEFNAYRSRMNERILSQDNLVLKRLFNLDTNTYAEGALSVKTKELLGLVASMVLRCDDCIRYHLGRCHEEGVTTEELFETFAVANIVGGTIVIPHLRRAVEYWDQLQSA from the coding sequence ATGAAAGACCAGGTCCAGGAATTCAACGCGTACCGAAGCCGGATGAACGAGCGCATCCTTTCGCAGGATAATCTTGTTCTGAAACGGCTGTTCAACCTTGACACGAACACCTACGCCGAAGGTGCCTTATCTGTAAAGACCAAGGAATTGCTCGGTCTCGTTGCCAGCATGGTGCTCCGCTGTGACGACTGCATTCGCTATCACCTTGGCCGCTGTCATGAAGAGGGAGTAACAACGGAGGAACTCTTTGAAACCTTTGCTGTCGCCAATATTGTCGGCGGCACCATTGTCATTCCGCATTTACGCCGGGCTGTTGAATACTGGGACCAACTGCAATCAGCCTGA